Proteins encoded by one window of Chondromyces crocatus:
- a CDS encoding glucose-6-phosphate dehydrogenase assembly protein OpcA, with translation MSASPSSPSSSGSSGSSGSSGSSASGPGAPGAPRKPAPPRSTGPIAKEVARVESELNTFWSTPDEGKDGQPVAKTRASTMTYVAVGTADEVAHLESQAEALEATHAGRSFLITVDPSIPPAEIEASWTATCRRDGGVPICRDRVTLCFGAGAHERVASVVRALALADVPLFVEAAPGAPPDVAEALVAICDRLILDSAELPTARVAELVQASRGPVADRAYIRTHSWRDLVARFFDQAPGAHRFIRRVEIARTPGDGPDPAALFLGWLASRLGWTFTTRTQATDAAGATIEIALTDAPPPPEGDTGDADPFRRLDAVRIQTTFEDKALSLTCARLDDAPTSVRWTLRGPRTCASEHVHPLGRRDETWVLMKAINATEGDQVLRDASLAAATWSALSA, from the coding sequence GTGAGCGCCTCGCCCAGCTCCCCGAGCTCCAGCGGCTCCAGCGGCTCCAGCGGCTCCAGCGGCTCCAGCGCCTCCGGACCCGGCGCGCCTGGCGCTCCTCGCAAGCCTGCGCCGCCGCGCAGCACCGGCCCCATCGCCAAGGAGGTCGCGCGCGTCGAGTCCGAGCTCAACACCTTCTGGTCCACCCCCGACGAAGGCAAGGACGGCCAGCCGGTCGCCAAGACCCGCGCCTCCACGATGACCTACGTCGCCGTCGGTACTGCGGACGAGGTCGCGCACCTCGAGTCCCAGGCCGAGGCCCTCGAGGCCACCCACGCCGGCCGATCCTTCCTGATCACCGTCGACCCGAGCATCCCCCCCGCCGAGATCGAGGCCTCCTGGACCGCCACCTGCCGACGCGACGGCGGCGTCCCCATCTGCCGCGACCGCGTCACCCTCTGCTTCGGCGCGGGCGCCCACGAGCGCGTCGCCTCCGTCGTCCGCGCCCTCGCCCTCGCCGACGTCCCCCTCTTCGTCGAGGCCGCTCCCGGCGCTCCACCCGACGTCGCCGAGGCCCTCGTCGCCATCTGCGACCGCCTCATCCTCGACTCCGCCGAACTCCCCACCGCCCGCGTCGCCGAGCTGGTCCAGGCGAGCCGCGGCCCCGTCGCCGACCGCGCCTACATCCGCACCCACTCCTGGCGCGACCTCGTCGCCCGCTTCTTCGACCAGGCCCCTGGCGCCCATCGCTTCATCCGCCGCGTCGAGATCGCGCGCACCCCGGGTGACGGCCCCGATCCCGCCGCCCTCTTCCTCGGCTGGCTCGCCTCTCGCCTCGGCTGGACCTTCACCACCCGCACCCAGGCCACCGACGCCGCGGGCGCCACCATCGAGATCGCCCTCACCGACGCGCCGCCCCCTCCCGAAGGCGACACCGGCGACGCCGACCCCTTCCGTCGCCTCGACGCCGTGCGCATCCAGACCACCTTCGAGGACAAAGCCCTCTCCCTCACCTGCGCTCGCCTCGACGATGCCCCCACCTCCGTGCGCTGGACCCTCCGTGGACCGCGCACCTGTGCCAGCGAGCACGTCCACCCCCTCGGCCGCCGCGACGAGACCTGGGTCCTCATGAAGGCCATCAACGCCACCGAGGGCGACCAGGTCCTCCGCGACGCCTCCCTCGCCGCGGCCACCTGGAGCGCGCTCTCTGCCTGA
- the zwf gene encoding glucose-6-phosphate dehydrogenase, whose amino-acid sequence MPEERNAAPAALVIFGASGDLTRRKLLPAVYNLALSRLLPGGFAVVGVARRDKPDFADSMREAVDKYSRRPLEDAVWSDLARGISYVKGDFDDDATYEALAKELDRLDQERGTRKSRVFYLAVPPDQVTAIVRGLSKSKLISPSGHDDDDRFERVVVEKPFGEDLPSARDLNRGLSAHLSESQIYRIDHYLGKETVQNLLVLRFGNTIFEPLWTRQHIERVELTVAEDIGVEGRGKFYEKVGITRDIVQNHALQLLTLVAMEPPSSWDADAVRDEKVKVLRALRPITGKAVLDHTVRAQYAAGVVRGEKVPGYREEPDVAKDSLTETYVALRAHVDNWRWSGVPFTLRTGKRLARRVAEVVLHFKPLPHGLFRGRDGDQPNALVMRLQPDEGISLRFAAKVPGSGMALRGVTMDFRYGAAFGSSTPEAYERLLLDVLRGDATLFTRSDEVEAQWRFIDPIFAGWAAEHAKVATYPAGSWGPEAADALVAPDRWRRP is encoded by the coding sequence ATGCCCGAGGAGCGCAACGCCGCTCCGGCCGCGCTCGTCATCTTCGGCGCCTCCGGCGATCTCACCCGCCGGAAGCTCCTCCCGGCCGTCTACAACCTCGCCTTGAGCCGCCTCCTCCCGGGCGGCTTCGCCGTCGTCGGCGTCGCGCGCCGCGACAAGCCCGACTTCGCCGACTCCATGCGCGAGGCCGTCGACAAGTACTCCCGTCGCCCCCTCGAAGACGCCGTGTGGAGCGACCTCGCCCGCGGCATCTCCTACGTGAAGGGGGACTTCGACGACGACGCCACCTACGAGGCCCTCGCCAAGGAACTCGACCGCCTCGACCAGGAGCGCGGCACCCGCAAGAGCCGCGTCTTCTACCTCGCCGTCCCCCCCGACCAGGTCACTGCCATCGTCCGGGGCCTCAGCAAATCGAAGCTCATCTCGCCCTCTGGCCACGACGACGACGACCGTTTCGAGCGCGTCGTCGTCGAGAAGCCCTTCGGCGAGGACCTCCCCAGCGCCCGCGACCTCAACCGCGGACTGAGTGCCCACCTCTCCGAGTCGCAGATCTACCGGATCGACCATTACCTCGGGAAAGAGACGGTCCAGAACCTCCTCGTCCTGCGCTTCGGCAACACCATCTTCGAGCCCCTCTGGACGCGCCAGCACATCGAGCGCGTCGAGCTGACCGTCGCCGAGGACATCGGCGTCGAGGGCCGCGGCAAGTTCTACGAGAAGGTCGGCATCACCCGCGACATCGTCCAGAACCACGCCCTCCAGCTCCTCACCCTCGTCGCCATGGAGCCTCCCTCCTCGTGGGACGCCGACGCCGTGCGCGACGAGAAGGTCAAGGTCCTCCGCGCCCTCCGCCCCATCACCGGCAAGGCCGTCCTCGACCACACCGTCCGCGCCCAGTACGCCGCTGGCGTCGTCCGCGGCGAGAAGGTCCCCGGCTACCGCGAAGAGCCCGACGTCGCGAAGGACTCCCTCACCGAGACCTACGTCGCCCTCCGCGCCCACGTCGACAACTGGCGATGGAGCGGCGTCCCCTTCACCTTGCGCACGGGCAAGCGCCTCGCCCGGCGCGTCGCCGAGGTCGTCCTCCACTTCAAGCCCCTCCCGCACGGCCTCTTCCGCGGCCGTGACGGCGACCAGCCCAACGCCCTCGTGATGCGCCTCCAGCCCGACGAGGGCATCTCCCTCCGCTTCGCAGCCAAGGTCCCTGGCAGCGGCATGGCCCTCCGCGGCGTCACCATGGACTTCCGCTACGGCGCCGCCTTCGGCTCCAGCACCCCCGAGGCCTACGAGCGCCTCCTGCTCGACGTCCTCCGCGGCGACGCCACCCTCTTCACCCGCTCCGACGAGGTCGAAGCCCAGTGGCGCTTCATCGACCCCATCTTCGCCGGCTGGGCCGCCGAGCACGCCAAGGTCGCCACCTACCCCGCCGGGAGCTGGGGCCCCGAAGCCGCCGACGCCCTCGTCGCCCCGGATCGCTGGAGGCGCCCGTGA